One Hordeum vulgare subsp. vulgare chromosome 4H, MorexV3_pseudomolecules_assembly, whole genome shotgun sequence DNA window includes the following coding sequences:
- the LOC123446826 gene encoding beta-amylase 2, chloroplastic-like — translation MLRRPDPDERMDGAVKEEEEDESDSDDFLVAEAAAGDGERPPERRRGRGREEKERTKARERRRRAVTGRILAGLRRHGGFGLRPRADVNEVVAALARHAGWVVLPDGTTFPSSSSNPHPQTPRPAMLAPALSLSPSPSAAPTLLPVSSCATPPLAARPISRRAGCATALRTTSFAAPRAVPEGAPASPLLAVPVPDDEDATMDGEGGKQTALAPVVAPPRPPPERDFAGTPYVPVYVMLPLGVVNVKGEVAEADELVAQLRVLKAAGVDGVMVDCWWGNVEAHHPQEYNWTGYKRLFHIIRDLKLKLQVVMSFHECGGNVGDDVSIPLPEWVIEIGKSNPDIYFTDREGRRNTECLSWGIDKERVLQGRTAVEVYFDFMRSFRVEFDEYFEDGIISEIEVGLGACGELRYPSYAANHGWKYPGIGEFQCYDRYLQKNLRRAAEARGHAMWAKSPDNAGHYNSEPNNTGFFCDGGDYDSYYGRFFLNWYAQVLLDHADRVLMLARLAFEGSAIAVKVSGIHWWYKTASHAAELTAGFYNPCNRDGYTPIAQVLKKHGAALNFTCVELRTMDQHEVFPEALADPEGLVWQVLNAAWDAGIQVASENALPCYDRDGFNKTLENAKPRNDPDGRHLFGFTYLRLCSTLFEGPNLPEFERFVKRMHGEAVLDLKA, via the exons ATGCTGCGGCGGCCGGATCCGGACGAACGGATGGATGGCGccgtcaaggaggaggaggaggacgagtctGACTCGGACGACTTCTTGGTGGCCGAGGCGGCGGCGGGCGACGGGGAGCGGcctccggagcggcggcgggggcgggggagggaggagaaggagcGGACCAAGGCGCGGGAGCGGCGTCGGCGGGCGGTGACGGGGCGGATCCTGGCGGGGCTGCGGCGGCACGGCGGCTTCGGGCTGCGGCCCCGCGCCGACGTCAACGAGGTGGTCGCCGCGCTCGCACGCCACGCCGGATGGGTCGTCCTCCCCGACGGCACCacattcccctcctcctcctcaaacCCCCACCCCCAG ACGCCGCGCCCCGCCATGCTCGCAccagccctctccctctccccctccccctccgccGCGCCGACGCTGCTCCCGGTCTCCTCCTGCGCCACGCCCCCGCTCGCCGCCCGACCGATCTCCCGCCGCGCCGGGTGCGCCACCGCGCTCCGGACCACCTCCTTCGCGGCGCCGCGCGCGGTGCCCGAGGGCGCTCCCGCGTCGCCGCTGCTCGCCGTGCCGGTCCCCGACGACGAGGACGCCACCATGGACGGCGAAGGGGGCAAGCAGACCGCCCTCGCGCCGGTCGTGGCCCCGCCGCGGCCCCCGCCCGAGCGGGACTTCGCCGGCACGCCCTACGTGCCCGTCTACGTCATGCTCCCG CTCGGGGTGGTGAACGTGAAGGGCGAGGTGGCGGAGGCCGACGAGCTGGTGGCGCAGCTGCGGGTGCTCAAGGCGGCGGGCGTCGACGGCGTCATGGTCGACTGCTGGTGGGGCAATGTCGAGGCGCACCACCCGCAGGAGTACAACTGGACCGGATACAAGCGCCTCTTCCACATCATCAGGGACCTCAAGCTCAAGCTGCAG GTGGTCATGTCGTTCCATGAGTGCGGAGGCAACGTCGGGGACGACGTGTCCATTCCTCTCCCGGAATGGGTGATAGAGATCGGAAAGAGCAACCCGGACATCTACTTCACCGACAGGGAAGGAAGGCGAAACACGGAGTGCCTCTCGTGGGGCATCGATAAAGAAAGGGTTCTGCAGGGCCGAACCGCCGTCGAG GTGTACTTTGACTTCATGAGAAGCTTCCGAGTAGAATTTGACGAGTATTTCGAGGATGGGATTATTTCAGAAATTGAGGTTGGGCTAGGGGCTTGTGGAGAGTTACGGTATCCATCTTATGCAGCAAATCATGGCTGGAAATACCCTGGCATTGGAGAATTTCAG TGCTATGACAGGTACTTGCAGAAAAATCTGAGGAGGGCCGCAGAAGCACGAGGACACGCCATGTGGGCAAAGTCACCGGACAACGCAGGCCACTATAATTCTGAACCAAACAACACAGGATTTTTCTGTGATGGAGGAGATTATGATAGCTATTATGGCCGCTTCTTCCTCAACTGGTACGCCCAGGTGTTGCTGGATCATGCAGACCGCGTGCTGATGCTAGCCAGGTTGGCCTTCGAAGGCTCAGCTATTGCTGTCAAG GTGTCAGGTATACACTGGTGGTACAAAACTGCTAGCCATGCTGCTGAGCTGACTGCTGGGTTCTACAACCCATGTAACCGTGATGGCTACACTCCAATTGCCCAAGTATTGAAAAAGCATGGCGCGGCGTTGAACTTCACATGCGTTGAGCTGCGCACCATGGATCAGCACGAGGTGTTCCCTGAGGCCTTGGCAGATCCAGAGGGTTTGGTATGGCAG GTGCTGAATGCCGCGTGGGATGCCGGGATACAAGTGGCCAGCGAGAACGCCCTGCCTTGCTACGACAGGGACGGCTTCAACAAGACCTTGGAGAACGCCAAGCCACGGAATGACCCGGACGGGCGGCACCTCTTCGGCTTCACCTACCTGAGGCTCTGCAGCACCCTCTTCGAGGGACCCAACCTCCCCGAGTTTGAGCGCTTTGTCAAGAGGATGCACG GCGAAGCGGTTCTGGACTTGAAGGCGTAG
- the LOC123446827 gene encoding 5-amino-6-(5-phospho-D-ribitylamino)uracil phosphatase, chloroplastic-like codes for MMMVDTVSASTSFIAHHPFDHHRPKGIHARRTLHVVSCRHLGTAFAGRRLVARVVPTRQPARRLADWPARALAAVGFTKEAVPRKEFRGIPGEGDTGGLGTDDAPPAATPSWPPRNRADDPSLHNPLMRLERMGCGWVGVIFEWEGVVVEDDTRLERQAWLTLAEEEGKSPPPAFVLRRVEGMKAEHAVSEVLCWSRDPSELRRLAARKEEIHGGLRGAASQMRDGSREFMSTLVNYKIPLAVASTRPRKAVEAAIEAVGARGFFDAVVAAEDVYRGKPDPELFLYAAQLLGFIPERCVVFGNSNSAVEAAHDARMKCVAVASKHPAYELSAADLVVKRLDELSVVDLKNLADIDSPEFGMEPEPEMEEEEDDAPPSTAVGVDDIFL; via the coding sequence ATGATGATGGTGGACACGGTCAGCGCCAGCACCTCCTTCATCGCCCACCACCCCTTCGACCACCACCGGCCGAAGGGGATCCACGCGCGCAGGACGCTCCATGTCGTCAGCTGCCGCCACCTGGGCACTGCCttcgccggccgccgcctcgtgGCACGGGTGGTGCCCACGAGGCAGCCCGCGAGGCGGCTTGCCGACTGGCCGGCCAGGGCCCTGGCCGCGGTCGGGTTCACCAAGGAGGCCGTCCCGCGGAAGGAGTTCCGGGGGATCCCGGGAGAGGGCGACACCGGCGGCCTGGGGACCGATGATGCTCCCCCAGCGGCAACGCCGTCGTGGCCGCCACGGAACAGGGCCGACGACCCCAGCCTGCACAACCCCCTGATGCGTCTCGAGCGCATGGGCTGTGGTTGGGTCGGCGTCATCTTCGAGTGGGAGGGCGTGGTTGTGGAGGACGACACGCGGCTGGAGCGGCAGGCGTGGCTGACCCTGGCCGAGGAGGAGGGCAAGTCGCCGCCGCCAGCATTCGTCCTTCGGCGGGTCGAGGGGATGAAAGCCGAGCATGCCGTCTCCGAGGTTCTCTGCTGGTCCCGGgacccctcggagctccgccgcctggCGGCACGCAAGGAGGAGATCCACGGCGGGCTCCGCGGCGCGGCCAGCCAGATGCGGGACGGGTCGAGGGAGTTCATGAGCACGCTCGTCAACTACAAGATCcccctcgccgtcgcctccacgcGGCCCCGCAAGGCCGTCGAGGCGGCCATCGAGGCCGTCGGCGCCCGGGGCTTCTTCGACGCCGTCGTGGCCGCCGAGGACGTGTACCGGGGCAAGCCCGACCCCGAGCTGTTCCTCTATGCCGCGCAGCTGCTTGGCTTCATCCCCGAGCGCTGCGTCGTGTTTGGCAACTCCAACTCGGCCGTGGAGGCCGCGCACGACGCCCGCATGAAGTGCGTGGCCGTCGCGAGCAAGCACCCCGCCTACGAGCTCAGCGCCGCCGACCTCGTGGTGAAGCGGCTCGACGAGCTATCCGTTGTTGATCTCAAGAACCTCGCCGACATCGACTCCCCCGAGTTTGGCATGGAGCCCGAGcccgagatggaggaggaggaggacgatgcgCCACCGTCAACCGCCGTGGGCGTCGACGATATATTCTTGTAG